From Brassica rapa cultivar Chiifu-401-42 chromosome A06, CAAS_Brap_v3.01, whole genome shotgun sequence:
AACCGATGCTCCAAATCCCGTCATTTCTCCAGCAATCTTATAGATCGGTACGTGCTGATTAATTCAGATAGAGATCATTATATAAACACAGGTAAAAGACAAAACTAGTTACGTGTAAGGAAAATGTTGATTACCTGTTCAACAACGGTTACTTTAAGGACAAGGCAAGCCATAACAGAGGCAATCATCTGTGAAGTCCAGTAGAACATAGCGGTTGGGACGCTAATCCGACCAGCAACCGCCATTCCAAACGTAACCGCTGGATTCACATGGCCACCAGAGACGTTCCAAGAGATGTAAACTGAAGATGATAAGGCAAACGCATTTGCAATCGCCGGTAATAATACACTAAACGGACCCGTAACATCACCCGCCGTCAGTTTCCCTTAGTAAAACACAAATAAAAACATCTTCTCAACCAAAGAAAAAAGGAAGATCAAAACGTTTTGGATAATTTGTTTAGAGAAAAAGAGTGATTTTACTTGAAGCCATGACGGATCCAACGGCTGCGAGGACAAAGAAGAAGGTGGAGATAAACTCAGAAACGTAACATCTCAACGCATTCATACTCACTGCTCCTTGAAACTTACTTGAAAACGTTGTTGGAATCATTCTTCTCATTAATTTCTTTCAATAGTTCTCCTACTTTTTACTTTCTGTTTCTGTGTTAAGCGAATGTTGTAAACCTATAAATATTAAGAGAACGGTAACGAgttttctttaagaaaaaacaaatatttaaatacgtATTAACCGTCCATATACAAACGGGTTTTAGTGGCGAATGTGAGAGTGGGGCGCGGAAGTTATTTACAGTTATCAAGTTTtgtgaattttaaaaatgcCCCACGTAGGTAAATTATACCTTTTTGATACCcttagtttttgtttctttagttTGACCCTAAAAcgatataaaatagaaatatgcATATATTCAAGTGAGTTACACGTTTGTTacaacacatatatatagatacGTTTCTTCGATATCTCTCTCACGATGGCCAGTTCCTATACCAACCGGCCCAAGCCGAAACTAAACCGCTTATACCAAGTGTAACCGTGTGGTTACAAAACGGATTAGGTTGAATTTCCGCCAGTGCGATAATTAAATCCGCAACGTTAGCTGAAATTCCCATCAATCTCATCACTATATCTCCTTGAATCTCGCTAACTTTCCCGCTGACTTCTTCTTTGGGTTCATCGTTGGTCCGGAGTCTTTTCAAGGATCTGAGTCTCTGCCTTATGAAAATGCAATCGATGATGATAAAGAAAACGTAACCAAAAGATTCACCAAACGCTGAGATGAAACTCATTTTCTTGGCGATCTTGGGGTCTAGTATACCGATTCTTGATAGCCAAAGAAAATGATCGAAGAAGAAATAAACCATCTCTCCTGAATTGGCTAGGACCGCCAAGAAGCGGATCACAGGGGTTGCACCAGGGTTTCGTCTCAGGGCATTGAAACCCGTTAGAGACCTCCCGGTCCTGCTCACATGATTGGACCATAAATTAACAACAATTGCTattgttaaatatataatattttttgtataactAAGTGTAATGTAATATAAAGTgtattattagtatatatataatatgaatatcctACTACAAGTGACGACTATTAAAATTTGCTAGATGAGATACGATGTTCATTAAGAAGTTAACTAAAGCAAACATTACTATATTTACGATTATGCCATTATGTAGATAAGGTGACTAGAGTTGGGTGTGGGGACCTGAAGGCTTTGCGGCTAAGACCGGACGCGACCTCCCATTTCTTGAACCTCTCGGCCGCGTCGGGTCTTGTAGCTTCAACGTGCCAGCACGCGAGCTTGGCCACGTATTGGAATGTTTTCACAAGCTTGTCTATTCCATCTCTCTTAGCCAAGAACACCACCAGCTTGTCCACCGTGTCCAAAGACATTTCTTACGGAGCAGGGAggtgagagagtgagagagagagtgggagaaaaataaaagatgaaTTTATCCAGAtgacgatgaagaagaagatttgaGCCACAAGTGACGTTTGTTGCTCGAGTTATTCTtgtcttttgtttgtttttaggTTTGAGTTTAAGATGATTGCTTTGTGGTGGCTACTCTACTTGCTCTTTCTGTCTCATGTTTGATACAAAGctagcattaaaaaaaatatgtggaAGAAACTTTCACAATATTTTCtggacttttattttattttacaaaacctTATCTATCAATTATTTTAGGTTTGAAGATAATTCTCCTCTTTTACAAATTGGATTGAGCGTTGGAGAATGTGCATGTGACATGAGCACATCACTAGAAGATAGACAAGTGCGATTATTTATATAAACGGGCTTGATTTCCAGCTGGAGCTTGGGCTTTAGCTCAAACTGAAAACAAATGGCAAGATCTTGCTTGGACCTTGAAACGCTCTTTAATTGTGCGAATATTAATGTTATGCTTATGAATAAAACATAGATGTATTAGAAGCCGGAAAACCGGACTAACAAAAACGATAAAATAAAAGCGATGTTAAGGAAATTAAACGAATGTAAAAAACGAATACAAGAACGATAAGAAATCGTATTCGCTAAGAGACATGGAGTcgagatatgatctctttccttaactcaaaatattcgctCCGTTAGTGAGACGGGACTGTACGAATATAGAGTCCCAGGATACAACCATGGCAGACAAATCACGCCTCACTCGTGATCGCCCTATCGAACtataaactctacgaaacactctcgcAATATAAACTTACGCAGAGGGATTTTCGCTGTTGGATTTCGATTTAGAAAAAGTTAAGAAATGAAGGAAGAGGAGAGGCGATATTTAAAGAGCCGGAGAAGACCCACATCCCGCAACAGCTGCTGCACGTGGGCGAGAATCTCGCGGAGATCGAGGGAAGTTGAGTTCCgaaacttcttcctcaagactctctcttatctcgttCTGATCCATTTCGAACAGATAAACTTCGTGTTGTTCTTAAACGAACTACATGTCGTTTATACACAAATGTCATGctgttttttagaaataaaatggcaaagcgttgagcttaacttggtccaaaaagaataattcttatcgggccaaaggccctccacccaagcccaagcccaagcccaagcccacacCCACACAACGCCCACGCCGAGCCGAGCCGGCCGGccggacggcggcggcggcgcgcgCGTGGGAGGTGAGCCTATCCTCTCATGTGCGCCATTTGAACAAGAGTTAGAGTGAGTACATATATATACTCCTCATCTCTTCCAGTTCTCCCCGATGTGGGACTTTCTCTACTTCCTTCATTAATCATCATGCCTCAAAGGCTTATTAGATGATTGGCCCAATGGCCCATTTCGTTTTCACATATAACCAATAGAATATTGGTCCAACAATCccccacatgaatagaaatgactctAAACATATGTAGACTAAATGCAGACTCGATAGACTCTAAAAAACTATACTTATTCTAATCCTGACTAGACTAGACAGACTTATCAAGAGTGTTTGCGAAAAATTCACTGTGTTTGAGTTGGTGGCGTTTTTAAGCCTTGAACCACTCATAGTTAATATCTGTCGGGTTTACTTTACCAGAAGGTGAACATGATGTCTTGAACCAACCGGTGTTTTATGTAAACCGAGACAACATGCATAACGCAGCTTCATTTTCTCGTAGAACTTAgttctctattgtgttcattGTGGCCCTGAACTATTCCTGGTTTTCATGAGTGAACTTAGAGAATATAGCCTTGCATTCATTCTCCTAAAAACGGCCCCATTTCACACTCATTAGGTGATTGACCATGAGAAGTATTAATTAATACTCCGCTCAGAAGCTATGGCATCATTAAAAGCTTATGCTTATCCTTTACACATTCGTTAGCACTTTTATCATCTTAGGAGCTGGGAAGAGACTTCTTTGTCTCAAGTGCTTTGATTAGattctgtttgattttgttttccctttgaacctacgtcttgggatctccagtcatgatagataGGGTTGCAGTCAAGCATCCTCATTCGTTATAGGCTTTAAACCCATTCCTTTTGATGATTTAACAACTACATCTCGTGGCAAACCTTTAGTAAATGGATCCGCTAGGTTGTCAGCCGATTTGATGTAGTCTATTGTGATTACACCAGTTGAGATAAGTTGTCTAATGGTTTTATGTCGTCTTCTGATGTGACGAGATTTACCATTGTAGAGATTATTCTCAGCCCGAGCTATAGCTGATTGACTATCACAATGTATGCGTATAGCTGGCACAGGTTTCTCCCACATAGGAATATCTTCCAAAAAATTTCTAAGCCATTCAGCTTCTTCTGCTGCTTTGTCTAAGGCTATGAACTCAGATTCCATGGTTGATCTGGCTAACACTGTTTGTTTGGTAGATTTCCATGATATTGCTGCTCCTCCTAGTGTAAAGACATATCCACTCgtggattttgagtttttagaaTCTGATATCCAGTTAGCATCACTGTATCCTTCTAAAACTGCTGGTTCTTTACCATAGTGAAGCCCAAAATCTTTGGTGTAGCGCAAGTAATTGAGTACCCTCGTTATAGCTTTCCAGTGTGTATGACCTGGATTACTTGTATATCGACTAAGTACGTTTACTGCATGCGCTAGATCTGGTCTAGTACAATTTGTCAAGTACATGAGACTTCCGATCACACGTGCGTACTCGTTTTGTGAAACCGCTTCACCTGAATTCTTTGTCAAGTGCATTTGGGGATCTAATGGAGTTTTTGCCGTACTATTagagtaatttttaaatctctctAATATTGTTTGAGCATAATGAGATTGGGTTAAGATAATTCCGTTTGAATTTCTTGTGACTTTAACCCCGAGAATTACATCTACTAATCCcaagtctttcatctcaaatGTCCCTTTGAGCATGttctttgtttgattgataatgttttattgcttccaataatgagcatatcatctacatatagacatagcaaaacatacgcatttttggtagttttgtagtatatgcatttgtcacattcatttattttgaaaccatttgacatcattgtattgtcaaatttttcgtGCCATTGTTTAGGAGCTTGTTTAAGCCCATAAAGTGACTTTACAAGTCGACATACTTTGTCTTCTTGTCCGGGAATGACAAAACCTTCAGGTTGTTTCATGTAAATTTCCTCTTCTAAATCACAATTTAGAAAAGCAgtttttacatccatttgatggATTTCTAGGTCTCTTAAGGCTGCGATTGCTATCATCAGTCTTATTGATGTTATTCTCGTCACTGGagaatatgtatcaaaatagtCAAGGCCTTCCTTTTGTCGGAATCCTTGAACTACAAGCCTAGACTTGTATTTTCCACCAGGTTTGCGTGTCATTATCCATTTATTTTCTAATGCTTTGCAGCCAGGTGGTAAATCCGTTATGTAATACGTATAATTTTGCATAATCGAATCTAATTCACTCCTGACAGCTTCGTTCCAAAATGGAGCTTCTGGTGAAGCCATGGCTTCTGCCAAAGTTTTTGGAGCATTTTCTACTAAAAATGCCATTAGAAAATCTTCTCCAAAAGATTTTTCCTTTCGAACTCTTTTGCTTCTTCGAGGtttatctttttcttcattttctgaaaTATCATTTATAGAAATCTCGACGTTTGTCTCAGTTTCTGAGTTCTtgtcattgtctctttcttctcgAGTTCGTTTTGAACCCTGTTTTTCCTTATATGGAAAAATATTTTCGAAGAAAGATGTATTTCTTGATTCCATGGCTGTATTTTCATGAATATCTGATATTTCAGATTTATGTACCAGAAATCGATAAGCATTACTATTATGTGCATATCCGATGAAGATGCAATCCACTGTTTTAGGTCCAATAGTGACCTTCTTTGGTGGCGGTACCACAACTTTTGCCAGGCACCCCCACACTTTGAGGTATTTATACGAAGGTAAATTACCTTTCCATAATTCATATGGAGTTTTACCAGTTATTTTGTGTGGAATTTTGTTGAGGATATAATTAGTGGTAAGCAACGCTTCCTCCCACATGTTCTGGGGTAACCCAGATTCCTGCAATATAGCATTCATCATCTCTTTTAGAGTTCGATTTTTTCGTTCAGCAACTCCATTAGATTCTGGTGAGTAAGGAGCTGTAGTTTGATGGATTATTCCATGTTCTTTACAGAATTCATTGAACGGACCATCATACTCGCCGCCTCTGTCGCTTCTAACTACTTTAATAGTTGTTTTAAGCTGGTTTTCAACCTCGAGTTtaaattctttaaatttttctaaggtttcatctttgctatgtaataaataaacataacaatattttgtgCAGTCATCTATGAAGGTCACAAAGTACTTTTTACCGCCTCTAGTTTGTAAGTATTTTAAATCACCTAAATCTGTGTGAATTAAATCTAAAGGTTTATTAGTTCTTTCAACACGAGGTGATGGCGTTTTTGTGAGCTTAGCTTGTACGCATACTtcacatttttgtttacttgttttgcatttaggaattagatttaaattcattaatctTTGTATAGACTTGTAGTTTACATGGCCTAATCTTTCATGCCATATATTAAAAGACTCAACCAAATAAGCAACTGGCTCTTTCTTATTCATTGAAACTTTTGGAGCTACAACTTTTGGAGTGACTGTCATTACATTCAACTTGACAAGTCCACCCTTAACATAACCCCTACCCAAATACATCCCATTCTTCCTAATCACGAGCTTATCCGCCTCAAAACTTGTGGCGAATCCATTCTTGCTGAGCAAGGTTCCCGAGACCAGGTTCTTCCTCATGTCAGGCACATGCTTCACATTCGTCAGAGTGACCTCATGTCCAGATGTCATCTTCAAAATCACATTGCCGCGTCCTTCAATCTTGGAGACTGCAGTGTTTCCCATCTTGAGCTTCTCCTTAGTCTTGCTTTTCTGATAGGTGCTGAACATCGCCCTATCGGTGCAAATGTGGGTGGTTGCACCAGTGTAATACCACCATTCCTTGGGGTTGTTGCTTTCAACCATGTTGGCTTCAGTCACCACAGCAACGAGATCCTCCTCAGTGAGATTTGCCTGAGCCTTCTCATCCTTGATCTTTTTGCGACACTCAACTGTTTTGTGCCCCACTTTATGGCAGTAGTGACATTTCCCCCTGAACTTCTCCACATTCGCATTCGCATTGATCTCGATGCCTttgttcttgaagttttttccaAAAGTCTTCAGGGCTGCAGCAGTTTTGGAAGGCTTGGCAGGAGAATGGGCGTGTGCCTTTCCTTTGCCTTTGTGCTCAGCCATGTTGACACTGTGCTCCTTAGCAGTGACCTTGTCAGCATTCGGTTTCTGGATTCCATCTGAAGCCTCATGATGAGCTCCTCGagccccatcttcttcttcttgtgcttcaAGTAGTTCTTGAAATCCGCATAGCTTGGAGGAAGCTTTTCAATGAAACTGAGAGTTGTGAATGTCTCGCAGATAGACATTCCTTCAGCAGCGATTTCATGGCAAATGAGCTGAAGCGCTTCCACCTGATCCATGATGGGTTTTGAATCCACCATTTTGAAGTCGTGGAATTTTGAAACCACATACTTCTGGCAGCCAGCGTCCTCACCTCTGTACTTCTTGTCCAGTGATCTCCATAGCTCTTTCGCCGTGGGGAACTCACAGTAGATACGGTACAATGGGTCAATGAGGCGACCCAAAATGTAGCCTTTGCAGATGAAGTCCGAATGCACCCATATGTCTACAGTTGCGAGACTGTGAACATCATCAATCCCGTAAGGCATAATGGGCTTATCCTCCTGGATGAACTTGTCTAGCTTCATCGTTGTCAGGAAGAACAACATCTTCTTCTGCCACGTCTTGAAGCCTTTGCCATCAAACTGGTTTGGCATCAGTCCTTGAGTGAACACACTAGGGACAGCCGGAGGAGTTTGAACTGCCACCGGACCACTTGCGGTTCCTGAAATTGAACCCGTCTGATAAAGACCAGCACCGAATAGACTACGGCGAGTGGTTTCATCAGCAGCATTTCCTGCAGGGAGGATAGTGCTTGTTGTTGCTGCAGTGGTTGACGCCGTGATGTTTCCAGCGGTTGTCACGCCAGTTGCATCAGTTGCTGCAGCGTTGAATGGAGTCTGAATGACATCCGAGATGCCAATGGGGTTGTTGTTATCGTTTGTCATTTTTCTGTagagaaaacatgaaaaaacGGATTAGTACTCCATTCAacaaataacatattattttaaagaaaataatagtcTAAAATCGATGTTCATTTTTGGTGTTTGAACCAAATCATATCGATATAGTCTTGAGAAAACGTTT
This genomic window contains:
- the LOC117126281 gene encoding uncharacterized protein LOC117126281, producing MTNDNNNPIGISDVIQTPFNAAATDATGVTTAGNITASTTAATTSTILPAGNAADETTRRSLFGAGLYQTGSISGTASGPVAVQTPPAVPSVFTQGLMPNQFDGKGFKTWQKKMLFFLTTMKLDKFIQEDKPIMPYGIDDVHSLATVDIWVHSDFICKGYILGRLIDPLYRIYCEFPTAKELWRSLDKKYRGEDAGCQKYVVSKFHDFKMVDSKPIMDQVEALQLICHEIAAEGMSICETFTTLSFIEKLPPSYADFKNYLKHKKKKMGLEELIMRLQMESRNRMLTRSLLRSTVSTWLSTKAKERHTPILLPSLPKLLQP
- the LOC103873243 gene encoding probable aquaporin TIP5-1 isoform X1, with product MRRMIPTTFSSKFQGAVSMNALRCYVSEFISTFFFVLAAVGSVMASRKLTAGDVTGPFSVLLPAIANAFALSSSVYISWNVSGGHVNPAVTFGMAVAGRISVPTAMFYWTSQMIASVMACLVLKVTVVEQHVPIYKIAGEMTGFGASVLEGVLAFVLVYTVFTANDPRLGLPLAVGPIFIGFVAGANVLAAGPFSGGAMNPACAFGSAMIYGSFKNQAVYWVGPLLGGATAALVYDNMVVVPAAEDDRGSSTGDATGV
- the LOC103873243 gene encoding probable aquaporin TIP5-1 isoform X2, with protein sequence MRRMIPTTFSSKFQGAVSMNALRCYVSEFISTFFFVLAAVGSVMASRKLTAGDVTGPFSVLLPAIANAFALSSSVYISWNVSGGHVNPAVTFGMAVAGRISVPTAMFYWTSQMIASVMACLVLKVTVVEQIAGEMTGFGASVLEGVLAFVLVYTVFTANDPRLGLPLAVGPIFIGFVAGANVLAAGPFSGGAMNPACAFGSAMIYGSFKNQAVYWVGPLLGGATAALVYDNMVVVPAAEDDRGSSTGDATGV
- the LOC103873245 gene encoding peroxisomal membrane protein 11B encodes the protein MSLDTVDKLVVFLAKRDGIDKLVKTFQYVAKLACWHVEATRPDAAERFKKWEVASGLSRKAFRTGRSLTGFNALRRNPGATPVIRFLAVLANSGEMVYFFFDHFLWLSRIGILDPKIAKKMSFISAFGESFGYVFFIIIDCIFIRQRLRSLKRLRTNDEPKEEVSGKVSEIQGDIVMRLMGISANVADLIIALAEIQPNPFCNHTVTLGISGLVSAWAGWYRNWPS